The Rhodocytophaga rosea genome has a segment encoding these proteins:
- a CDS encoding circularly permuted type 2 ATP-grasp protein translates to MNALTLPQINSGVFADYLIQSHFLDEVFENGGLINPHYQQVLDQFSQFSADDFRELNEHAKVSFFNQGVTFAVYSDKSKGVERIFPFDLFPRIIPGKEWQRLEEGIIQRNMAINLFIHDIYHDKLILKDGVVPAELIFSSKHYTKAILGFTPVGKIYNHISGTDLIKHCDGEYYVLEDNVRCPSGVSYVLSNREAMKKTLFPLFRKYNVRSVQEYSLQLLATMQSVAPEGVDNPTCVILTPGMYNSAYYEHSFLALNMGIPLVEGRDLFVDKNFVYMKTIYGPKRVDVIYRRVDDDFIDPLAFRPDSVLGVPGLMGAYREGNVSLLNAPGTGAADDKAVYTYVPDIIRYYLGEEPILNNVHTYRCEIDSEYKYVLENMEKLVIKPVDESGGYGILIGSNSTRQEREDFRRVITANRRKYIAQPIMSLSVHATFIEDENRFEPRHIDLRTYALLGKDKQYVLKGGLSRVALRRGSLIVNSSQGGGSKDTWVVSDYESKVIHQSMNGDTMSQTMGSMKQEMKGFK, encoded by the coding sequence ATGAACGCTTTAACTCTTCCGCAAATTAATAGCGGTGTATTTGCTGATTACCTGATACAATCTCACTTTCTGGATGAGGTATTTGAAAATGGCGGCCTGATCAATCCACACTATCAGCAGGTACTTGATCAGTTCTCTCAATTTTCTGCAGACGACTTCAGGGAATTAAATGAACATGCCAAAGTTTCGTTTTTTAACCAGGGCGTTACGTTTGCCGTATACTCCGATAAATCCAAAGGCGTTGAACGGATTTTCCCTTTTGATCTTTTCCCCAGAATTATACCTGGCAAAGAATGGCAACGGCTGGAAGAAGGTATTATCCAGCGTAATATGGCCATTAACCTGTTCATCCACGACATTTACCACGATAAACTCATTCTGAAAGATGGCGTAGTACCGGCCGAATTGATATTCAGTTCCAAACATTATACAAAAGCTATATTAGGTTTTACGCCAGTTGGTAAAATTTACAACCACATTTCCGGTACTGACCTGATCAAACACTGCGATGGGGAGTATTATGTACTGGAAGATAATGTGCGTTGTCCGTCCGGGGTAAGTTATGTGCTTTCTAACAGGGAAGCTATGAAAAAGACTTTATTCCCGCTGTTCCGCAAATACAATGTACGTTCGGTACAGGAATATTCCCTGCAATTGCTGGCAACCATGCAATCGGTGGCTCCCGAAGGAGTAGATAACCCTACATGTGTGATACTTACGCCGGGCATGTATAACTCTGCTTATTATGAACATTCCTTTCTCGCGCTGAATATGGGTATACCTCTGGTAGAAGGGCGGGATTTATTTGTAGACAAAAACTTTGTATACATGAAAACCATCTACGGTCCTAAACGGGTAGATGTGATTTACCGCCGGGTGGATGATGATTTTATTGATCCGCTGGCTTTCCGTCCGGATTCGGTGCTGGGAGTACCAGGATTGATGGGGGCTTACCGGGAAGGAAATGTAAGTTTACTGAATGCACCTGGAACTGGCGCTGCCGACGATAAAGCAGTATATACCTATGTGCCTGATATTATCCGCTATTACCTGGGTGAAGAACCTATCCTGAACAACGTACATACCTACCGATGCGAAATTGACAGTGAATACAAATATGTGCTGGAAAACATGGAAAAACTGGTAATTAAGCCAGTAGACGAATCCGGCGGCTATGGTATTCTGATTGGTAGCAACTCCACTAGACAGGAACGGGAAGATTTCAGGCGGGTGATCACTGCTAACCGCCGTAAATATATTGCCCAGCCCATTATGTCGCTGTCGGTACATGCTACATTTATTGAAGATGAAAACCGCTTTGAACCCCGCCATATTGATCTGCGCACCTATGCATTATTGGGTAAAGATAAACAGTATGTGCTCAAAGGTGGTCTTTCCAGGGTAGCGCTCCGCAGGGGTAGTCTCATTGTAAATTCATCTCAAGGCGGAGGCTCTAAAGATACCTGGGTTGTGTCCGACTATGAATCAAAAGTCATTCACCAGAGTATGAATGGCGATACGATGAGTCAAACTATGGGCTCGATGAAACAGGAAATGAAAGGTTTCAAATAG
- a CDS encoding methylated-DNA--[protein]-cysteine S-methyltransferase — protein MESPYTTFFSSPIGLMEINSTDKAVTTVSFVETKEKAPSVSMPDCLKECVEQLDEYFRGARKAFTIPTLLEGTSFQQQVWHELGNIPFGKTTSYMAMARKLNNPNAMRAIGNTNSKNKICILLPCHRVIGHDGSLVGYAGGLWRKKWLLAHEQTYSGYQQMKLF, from the coding sequence ATGGAATCCCCTTATACCACCTTCTTCTCCTCTCCCATTGGATTGATGGAAATCAACAGTACGGACAAAGCAGTTACTACTGTTTCCTTTGTAGAAACCAAAGAGAAAGCGCCAAGCGTTTCAATGCCAGATTGCCTGAAAGAATGTGTGGAGCAGTTAGACGAGTATTTTCGTGGCGCAAGAAAGGCTTTCACGATTCCTACTTTGCTGGAAGGCACTTCTTTCCAGCAGCAGGTATGGCATGAACTGGGAAATATCCCTTTCGGAAAAACAACTTCTTATATGGCAATGGCCCGGAAGTTAAACAACCCGAATGCGATGCGAGCCATTGGCAATACCAATAGCAAGAACAAAATATGTATTCTTCTCCCCTGCCACCGGGTAATAGGCCATGATGGGAGCCTGGTGGGATATGCCGGAGGCTTATGGCGGAAAAAGTGGTTGCTGGCACATGAACAAACATATTCTGGTTATCAGCAGATGAAGCTTTTTTAG
- a CDS encoding LamB/YcsF family protein yields the protein MANSYIDLNCDLGESFGAYHLGADEQILPYISSANIACGFHAGDPSVMRKTVKLAMQHKVAIGAHPGLPDLVGFGRRMMVISPEEAFDLIVYQVGALWAFVQAEAGKLHHVKPHGALYNMAAVNGRLAEAIAEAIFKVNPQLILYGLAGSELIKAGNKLGLQTAQEVFADRTYQPDGTLTPRNLPHALLSDPALAARQVVDMVKQGKVKALTGVEISIQADTVCIHGDGSQAVTFVHTIREFLSRESIIIRAV from the coding sequence ATGGCCAATTCTTATATAGATTTAAACTGTGATTTAGGGGAAAGTTTTGGCGCGTATCACTTGGGTGCCGATGAGCAGATTTTGCCATATATTAGTTCTGCTAATATTGCCTGCGGTTTCCATGCCGGTGATCCTTCGGTCATGCGGAAAACAGTAAAACTGGCTATGCAGCATAAGGTAGCCATAGGCGCTCATCCTGGCTTGCCGGACCTGGTTGGTTTTGGAAGGCGTATGATGGTGATCTCACCGGAAGAAGCTTTTGATCTAATCGTATACCAGGTAGGGGCGCTTTGGGCATTTGTGCAGGCAGAAGCAGGGAAGTTGCATCATGTGAAACCGCATGGGGCTTTATATAATATGGCAGCAGTTAACGGTAGATTAGCTGAAGCCATTGCCGAAGCCATTTTCAAAGTAAATCCTCAACTCATACTATACGGACTGGCTGGCAGTGAACTCATCAAAGCTGGAAATAAATTAGGTTTACAAACGGCGCAGGAAGTATTTGCCGACCGTACCTATCAGCCAGATGGCACCTTAACACCACGGAATTTGCCTCACGCCCTACTTTCAGACCCAGCACTAGCCGCCAGACAAGTAGTTGATATGGTGAAACAAGGAAAAGTGAAAGCTTTAACAGGAGTGGAAATATCCATTCAAGCAGATACAGTTTGTATTCATGGAGATGGATCACAAGCTGTGACTTTTGTGCATACCATCCGGGAGTTTCTAAGTAGAGAAAGTATAATTATCCGGGCAGTATAA